In Yarrowia lipolytica chromosome 1F, complete sequence, a genomic segment contains:
- a CDS encoding uncharacterized protein (Truncated form of YALI0F12155g, highly similar to uniprot|P25694 Saccharomyces cerevisiae YDL126c and DEHA0G15994g Debaryomyces hansenii): MVSISGGAATWVMWWSARRNMRPQQRKPQASQQAINHTNIALVVDDATNDDNSIICMSPATMDLLQLFRGDTVLVKGKKRKDTVLIVLADEELEDGVCRINRCVRGNLRVRLGDVVSVHPCPDIKYATRISCLPISDTIEGLTGSLFDVFLKPYFVEAYRPVRKGDLFTVRGGMRQVEFKVVDVDPPEYAIVAQDTVIHCEGDPIEREDEEGNLNEVGYDDIGGVRKQMAQIRELVELPLRHPQLFKSIGIKPPKGILMYGPPGTGKTLMARAVANETGAFFFLINGPEIMSKMAGESESNLRKAFEEAEKNSPAIIFIDEIDSIAPKRDKTNGEVERRVVSQLLTLMDGMKARANIVVIAATNRPNSIDPALRRFGRFDREVDIGIPDPTGRLEILRIHTKNMKLGDDVDLETIAAETHGYVGSDIASLCSEAAMQQIREKMDLIDLEEETIDAEVLDSLGVTMENFRFALGNSNPSALRETVVQSVNVTWEDIGGLDGIKQELKETVEYPVLHPEMYTKFGLSPSKGVLFYGPPGTGKTLLAKAVATEVSANFISVKGPELLSMWFGESESNIRDIFDKARAAAPCVVFLDELDSIAKARGGSVGDAGGASDRVVNQLLTEMDGMNAKKNVFVIGATNRPDQIDPALLRPGRLDQLIYVPLPDEAGRLSILKAQLRKTPLEPGLSLQELAKSTHGFTGADLSYIVQRSAKFAIKDSIEAAITAQREAEAAGNEDVEMEDPVPYITRAHFEEAMKTAKRSVSDSELRRYEAYAQQIQSSRGNIGFRFSEDAAGEAAAADAGAGTAFGADQEDDLYN, from the coding sequence atGGTGAGTATTTCGGGTGGCGCGGCAACGTGGGTTATGTGGTGGTCTGCCCGCAGAAACATGAGACCCCAGCAGAGAAAACCGCAAGCAAGCCAGCAAGCAATCAATCATACTAACATAGCTCTTGTCGTGGACGATGCCACCAACGATGacaactccatcatctgCATGTCGCCAGCAACCATGGATCTGCTCCAGCTGTTCCGGGGCGACACAGTGCTggtcaagggcaagaagcgaaaggaCACGGTGCTCATTGTGCTGGCCGACGAGGAACTCGAGGACGGCGTGTGCCGAATCAACCGATGCGTCCGAGGCAACCTGCGAGTCCGGCTCGGAGACGTGGTTTCGGTCCACCCCTGCCCCGACATCAAGTACGCCACCCGAATTTCGTGTCTGCCCATCTCCGACACCATTGAGGGTCTGACCGGCTCGCTGTTCGACGTCTTCCTCAAGCCCTACTTTGTCGAGGCTTACCGACCCGTGCGAAAGGGCGATCTGTTCACCGTGCGAGGAGGTATGCGACAAGTCGAGTTCAAGGTTGTCGACGTCGACCCCCCGGAGTACGCCATTGTCGCCCAGGATACCGTCATCCACTGCGAGGGCGATCCCATTGAGCgagaggacgaggagggcaaCCTCAACGAGGTCGGCTACGACGATATTGGAGGCGTGCGAAAGCAGATGGCCCAGATCCGAGAGCTAGTCGAGCTGCCTCTGCGGCACCCCCAGCTGTTCAAGTCTATTGGTATCAAGCCCCCCAAGGGTATTCTCATGTACGGTCCCCCCGGTACTGGTAAGACCCTGATGGCTCGAGCCGTGGCCAACGAGACCggagccttcttcttcctgaTCAACGGTCCCGAGATCATGTCCAAGATGGCCGGTGAGTCCGAGTCCAACCTGCGAAAGGCCttcgaggaggccgagaagaacTCTCCTGccatcatcttcattgATGAGATTGATTCTATCGCCCCCAAGCGAGACAAGACCAACGGTGAGGTTGAGCGACGAGTGGTTTCCCAGCTGCTGACTCTCATGGACGGAATGAAGGCCCGAGCCAACATTGTCGTCATTGCCGCCACCAACCGGCCCAACTCCATCGACCCTGCTCTGCGTCGATTCGGCCGATTCGACCGAGAGGTCGACATTGGTATTCCCGACCCCACCGGTCGACTTGAGATTCTGCGAATCCACACCAAGAACATGAAGCTTGGCGACGACGTTGATCTCGAGACCATTGCCGCCGAGACTCACGGTTACGTCGGTTCCGATATTGCCTCTCTGTGTTCCGAGGCAGCCATGCAGCAGATccgagagaagatggatcTGATTGATCTGGAAGAGGAGACCATTGACGCCGAGGTGCTCGACTCCCTTGGAGTCACCATGGAGAACTTCCGATTCGCACTCGGCAACTCGAACCCCTCTGCTCTCCGAGAGACCGTTGTTCAGTCCGTCAACGTCACCTGGGAGGACATTGGAGGTCTCGACGGCATCAAgcaggagctcaaggagaccgTCGAGTACCCCGTTCTGCACCCCGAGATGTACACCAAGTTTGGCCTGTCTCCCTCCAAGGGTGTGTTGTTCTATGGTCCCCCCGGTACCGGTAAGACTCTGCTTGCCAAGGCCGTTGCCACCGAGGTGTCTGCAAACTTCATCTCCGTCAAGGGTCCCGAGCTGCTGTCCATGTGGTTCGGAGAGTCAGAGTCCAACATCCGAGACATTTTCGACAAGGCCCGAGCTGCCGCTCCTTGTGTTGTCTTCCTCGATGAGTTGGATtccattgccaaggccCGAGGTGGCTCTGTTGGCGATGCCGGTGGAGCTTCCGACCGAGTTgtcaaccagctgctgaCCGAGATGGACGGTATgaacgccaagaagaacgtgTTCGTCATTGGAGCTACCAACCGGCCCGACCAGATTGATCCTGCTCTGCTGCGACCCGGCCGACTGGACCAGCTCATCTATGTGCCTCTGCCCGACGAGGCCGGCCGACTGTCCATTCTCAAGGCGCAGCTGCGAAAGACCCCTCTCGAGCCCGGTCTGTCTCTGCAGGAGCTTGCCAAGTCTACCCATGGCTTCACTGGTGCCGATCTGTCGTACATTGTGCAGCGATCTGCCAAGTttgccatcaaggactCCATTGAGGCTGCCATCACCGCCCAGCgggaggctgaggctgcCGGCAACGAGGAcgtggagatggaagacCCTGTTCCTTACATCACCCGGGCCCACTTTGAGGAGGCCATGAAGACCGCCAAGCGATCTGTCAGCGACAGTGAGCTGCGTCGATACGAGGCCTATGCCCAGCAGATCCAGTCGTCGCGAGGAAACATTGGTTTCCGGTTCAGCGAGGACGCTGCTGGTGAGGCTGCCGCCGCCGACGCTGGTGCCGGCACTGCTTTTGGTGCTGACCAGGAGGATGACCTGTACAACTAG
- a CDS encoding uncharacterized protein (Compare to YALI0F12177g, similar to Saccharomyces cerevisiae INP54 (YOL065C); ancestral locus Anc_3.155, weakly similar to uniprot|Q08227 Saccharomyces cerevisiae YOL065c and KLLA0F24772g Kluyveromyces lactis), with product MTSFFVSTFNCGKLTQDTQYYQHLSAELAGIDAPHVLLFGYQELCSIPDGCLGYAVDPLNDLIQQVLKAIRDQPWLERYVVVGQHTFGAMGLVAIASADVLVTDVKLCHVACGMFWSSLKGAVGLRLNVDGNPVVCVAAHLAANEGFLEQRNDDFATIAKEMKFLDPRTGIYDDATVFFLGDLNYRASENEQGLADYKVVDELFYAMRSLDAFWDFQEAEIGFKPTYKFHTGTSEYNTKRIPSWCDRVLYRGAVVPRKYDSIPAVMSSDHKPVYLWASVKLTQSTAVEQGDVPPHILSAAHVSELLHIRTSIMDYIIALGLLGFTTRMGWISIAGFLLFAWALYR from the coding sequence ATGACTTCTTTCTTTGTGTCCACGTTCAACTGTGGCAAGCTCACCCAGGACACGCAGTACTACCAGCATTTGTCCGCCGAGTTGGCAGGGATTGATGCGCCCCATGTCTTGTTGTTTGGGTATCAGGAGCTGTGTTCGATTCCCGATGGGTGTCTTGGATATGCGGTGGATCCGCTCAATGATCTGATTCAGCAGGTTCTCAAGGCGATCAGGGACCAGCCGTGGCTCGAACGATACGTGGTGGTTGGTCAACACACGTTTGGAGCCATGGGTCTGGTGGCAATAGCGTCGGCAGATGTGCTTGTCACCGACGTCAAGTTGTGCCACGTGGCGTGCGGCATGTTCTGGTCGTCGCTCAAGGGCGCCGTGGGTCTCCGACTCAATGTTGATGGCAATCCCGTTGTGTGTGTGGCTGCGCACCTGGCGGCCAATGAGGGCTTTTTGGAGCAGCGCAACGACGATTTCGCCACCATTGCCAAGGAAATGAAGTTCCTCGACCCACGCACAGGCATCTACGATGACGCCACGGTATTCTTTTTGGGTGATCTCAACTACCGAGCGTCGGAAAACGAGCAGGGACTCGCTGACTACAAGGTGGTAGACGAGCTGTTTTACGCCATGAGGTCGCTCGATGCCTTCTGGGACTTCCAGGAGGCCGAAATCGGATTCAAACCAACCTACAAGTTCCACACCGGAACGTCCGAATACAACACCAAGCGAATTCCGTCCTGGTGCGACCGAGTGCTGTATAGAGGAGCAGTGGTGCCCCGGAAATACGACTCGATCCCCGCCGTCATGTCTTCAGACCACAAGCCCGTGTACTTGTGGGCGTCGGTGAAACTGACCCAATCCACCGCTGTTGAGCAGGGCGATGTTCCTCCTCATATTCTGTCTGCTGCCCACGTTTCCGAACTCTTGCATATCCGAACGTCGATCATGGACTACATTATTGCGCTGGGACTGTTGGGTTTCACCACGAGAATGGGCTGGATTTCCATTGCGGGTTTCTTGTTGTTTGCGTGGGCGTTGTATAGGTAG
- a CDS encoding uncharacterized protein (Compare to YALI0F12199g, similar to Saccharomyces cerevisiae PUS9 (YDL036C) and RIB2 (YOL066C); ancestral locus Anc_3.154, similar to uniprot|Q12362 Saccharomyces cerevisiae YOL066c): MLHELVKILTFRTVQLEAIESGRLLRPRDRQKFSRIVFSMLSNRPTKKAKASRDEAGFKMRAQKVKNLEINGDEQADGAQYELSDGLRRVSPYYYTYLTYCKQRWRDRQLLDIFANEFRDRDESYYRWAIENGQVLLNGKVAQVDSVVRNGDAIQHRSHKHEPPVTDQEIDIVHEDDDLVVIDKPSGMPVHPAGRYRFNTAVNILKHVNGLHVHPCNRLDRLTSGLMFMAKNPKSADKFGAQLRDRQVQKQYVARVVGKFPDGEISVDENLCTLDPKIGFNIVTTKVDRDHHRALMDRATEREAKTVFKRISYDGETSIVLCKPYTGRTHQIRVHLQFLGHPIANDPLYSSPTMWGESLGKGGLENYDVMMKMIDDVGKTKTAESWFFPADPNKPLGEVLSGSCETCKTPLYTDPGPNDLSLWLHAFTYSSKPDEDNPNAPKWSYSTKLPEWASQPHKKFMDLAVAEADKSEGTPSAFCVGAVLVKDGQVLETGFSRELPGNTHAEQCALEKYFAKNNVSDVPENTVIYTTMEPCSERLSGNLPCVDRILNSSIKTVFVGVLEPDDFIKDNTSLAKLEKAGISYIQIPGYEDESIRIAKKGHPKN; this comes from the coding sequence ATGCTACACGAGCTGGTGAAAATTCTGACGTTTCGAACCGTGCAACTGGAAGCGATAGAATCTGGGCGACTGCTACGACCGCGAGACCGACAAAAGTTTTCGCGAATAGTTTTCTCCATGCTCTCCAACCGACCGACCAAAAAGGCCAAGGCGTCGCGCGACGAGGCCGGGTTCAAAATGCGGGCCCAAAAGGTGAAGAATCTGGAGATCAACGGCGACGAGCAGGCCGATGGGGCCCAGTACGAGCTGAGCGACGGCCTGCGACGTGTCTCACCATACTACTACACCTATCTGACCTACTGCAAGCAGCGGTGGAGAGACCGCCAACTGCTGGACATTTTTGCCAACGAAttcagagacagagacgaaAGCTACTACCGATGGGCGATTGAGAACGGCCAGGTGCTGCTCAACGGCAAGGTGGCCCAGGTGGACTCGGTGGTTCGAAACGGCGACGCCATCCAGCACAGATCGCACAAGCACGAACCGCCAGTCACCGACCAGGAGATTGACATTGTGCACGAGGATGACGATTTGGTGGTGATTGACAAGCCGTCGGGGATGCCGGTTCATCCGGCGGGACGATACAGGTTCAACACCGCCGTCAACATCCTCAAGCACGTGAACGGACTCCATGTTCATCCTTGCAACCGGCTTGATCGACTCACCTCCGGCCTCATGTTCATGGCCAAAAACCCCAAGTCCGCTGACAAGTTTGGCGCCCAGCTGCGAGACCGCCAGGTGCAAAAACAATACGTGGCCCGGGTGGTGGGCAAGTTCCCCGACGGCGAAATCTCCGTCGACGAAAACTTGTGCACTCTGGACCCCAAAATCGGATTCAACATCGTCACCACAAAGGTGGACCGAGACCACCACCGGGCTCTGATGGACCGCGCCACCGAACGGGAAGCCAAAACCGTCTTCAAACGCATTTCCTACGACGGAGAAACGTCCATCGTGCTGTGCAAACCATACACCGGCCGAACCCACCAGATCCGCGTCCATCTGCAGTTTCTGGGCCACCCCATCGCCAACGACCCGCTCTACTCGTCGCCGACAATGTGGGGCGAATCCCTGGGCAAAGGTGGGCTTGAAAACTACGACGTGATGATGAAAATGATCGACGACGTGGGCAAGACCAAAACCGCCGAATCGTGGTTCTTTCCAGCAGACCCCAACAAACCCCTGGGAGAAGTGCTTTCGGGCTCCTGTGAAACGTGCAAAACGCCCCTATACACCGACCCGGGCCCCAACGATCTGTCTCTATGGCTTCATGCCTTCACCTACTCCTCCAAACCAGATGAAGACAACCCCAACGCCCCCAAGTGGTCCTACTCCACCAAACTGCCAGAATGGGCGTCGCAACCCCACAAAAAGTTCATGGACTTGGCGGTGGCCGAGGCAGACAAGTCCGAAGGAACCCCCTCCGCCTTCTGCGTGGGAGCCGTTCTAGTCAAGGACGGACAAGTGCTGGAAACAGGATTCTCCAGAGAACTGCCCGGGAACACCCACGCGGAACAATGCGCTCTGGAAAAGTATTTTGCTAAAAACAACGTGTCAGACGTACCGGAAAACACCGTCATCTACACCACCATGGAGCCCTGCTCCGAACGACTCTCCGGAAACCTGCCCTGCGTCGACCGAATCCTCAACTCGAGCATCAAGACCGTGTTTGTTGGCGTTCTGGAACCCGACGACTTCATCAAAGATAACACCTCGTTGGCAAAGCTGGAAAAGGCCGGAATCAGCTACATTCAGATTCCCGGCTACGAAGACGAGAGTATCAGAATCGCAAAGAAGGGCCATCCAAAGAACTAG
- a CDS encoding uncharacterized protein (Compare to YALI0F12221g, similar to uniprot|P12945 Saccharomyces cerevisiae YDL040c, similar to Saccharomyces cerevisiae NAT1 (YDL040C); ancestral locus Anc_3.153) gives MTARAPPANRKLSNMLMADFKQCLTLYEKKEYAEAIKRADHILTQKPDHGETLAVKGLCRYHQDSPVEGRSLINAGMKNDPESYIIWHVLALLERSEKNYHAALKAYQKSLTIDPSNQNVLRDLSLMQIQTREYEPLVITRRKQLTDKPEIRANWTGLAVALFLKGDYATAARTLAAYEESAPEKEPKDKTQSDDIENCELALFRNKCLIEAKEYDLALKDLEELENKTSKRHIPDQQSILEHRCDIYIRQGKTKDAQRLTRVLLRRNPHDRALYRQLEKVLGIQDNNQLKSVMYKKLAQKYPRSDCPRSMPLEFLEGQAFDEAADAYVSTLIHRRVPSAFMNVKHLYKNPAKALSIGAIAQRIFDGATEDLSGASDFLWSACFLAQHFSKLGDQNKALKFIDNAIEHTPTLVELHLTRAKILKRMGAVNKGAEAANAARELDLQDRYLNTKAAKYTLRANNADDIEQAIKLISMFTRNDTSGTGVQDLHDMQGYWFLSELARRQRRNGDGPLALKRHKAALNVFSEFEHEQLDFHLYALRKGTMNAYIDMLQWEDKLYKSKKFIRSTRGIIETYIALWDTKPDCGCGAVIPGSFPLKAVDYNASTTVKKKKKKKTNEGSAEAKQNPNGLPTPEHRHDADPEGLKLVKNVDLLETALVHAKKLAEVGDSLGLVFQAEIYLRQNKYMLALQSLNKLKASDAASPYASVLAKVAEAQLNGDDSTAQNLKDMTLKMLPKLFNETESDAVATARLAFSVPSYKELAGELLKGLVSENATAAALAVWAANSLGLELEDLAKEQYPELEVPLPN, from the coding sequence ATGACTGCGCGAGCGCCCCCTGCCAACCGCAAGCTCAGCAACATGCTGATGGCGGACTTCAAGCAGTGTCTGACTCTGTACGAAAAAAAGGAGTACGCCGAAGCCATCAAACGGGCGGATCACATTCTGACTCAGAAGCCGGATCATGGCGAGACTCTGGCGGTCAAGGGTCTGTGTCGGTACCATCAGGACTCGCCCGTGGAGGGCCGATCGCTGATCAACGCCGGAATGAAGAACGACCCCGAGTCCTACATCATCTGGCACGtgctggctcttctggagcgGTCGGAAAAAAACTACCACGCGGCCCTCAAGGCGTACCAAAAGTCGCTGACCATCGACCCGTCCAACCAGAACGTGCTGCGGGACCTGTCGTTGATGCAGATCCAGACCCGTGAGTACGAGCCGCTGGTGATCACCCGACGGAAACAACTGACCGACAAGCCGGAGATCCGGGCCAATTGGACCGGGCTGGCGGTCGCGCTGTTTCTCAAGGGCGACTACGCCACCGCCGCACGAACCCTCGCGGCATACGAGGAAAGCGCCCCCGAAAAGGAAcccaaggacaagaccCAGTCGGACGACATTGAAAACTGCGAGCTGGCGCTGTTCCGAAACAAGTGCCTGATCGAGGCCAAGGAATACGACTTGGCGCTCAAGGatctcgaggagctggaaaatAAAACCTCCAAGCGCCATATCCCCGACCAGCAGTCCATTCTCGAACATCGATGCGACATTTACATCCGACAGGGCAAAACCAAGGACGCCCAGAGACTCACCCGAGTGCTGCTGCGACGAAACCCCCATGACCGGGCTCTCTACCgacagctggagaaggtgcTCGGCATCCAGGACAACAACCAGCTCAAGTCTGTCAtgtacaagaagctggctcAAAAATACCCCCGGTCCGACTGTCCTCGATCCATGCCTCTGGAGTTCCTCGAGGGCCAGGCGTTCGACGAGGCTGCCGACGCCTACGTGTCCACCCTCATCCATCGACGGGTCCCCTCGGCCTTCATGAACGTCAAGCACCTGTACAAGAACCCCGCCAAGGCTCTTTCTATCGGCGCCATTGCCCAACGGATCTTTGATGGCGCCACTGAAGATCTTTCTGGCGCCTCGGATTTTCTGTGGTCCGCCTGCTTTCTGGCCCAGCACTTTTCCAAGCTCGGCGACCAGAACAAGGCCCTCAAGTTCATTGACAATGCCATTGAGCACACCCCAACCCTGGTGGAGTTGCATCTGACCCGAGCCAAAATTCTCAAGCGAATGGGCGCGGTCAACAAGGGTGCTGAGGCCGCCAATGCCGCCCGGGAACTCGATCTCCAGGACCGTTATCTCAACACCAAGGCCGCCAAGTACACTTTGCGGGCCAACAACGCGGACGACATTGAGCAGGCCATCAagctcatctccatgttcaCGCGAAATGACACCTCCGGTACCGGCGTTCAGGACCTGCACGATATGCAGGGCTACTGGTTCCTGTCCGAGCTGGCccgacgacagcgacgaAACGGAGACGGCCCCTTGGCTCTCAAGCGACACAAGGCCGCGCTCAACGTGTTCAGCGAGTTTGAACACGAGCAGCTGGACTTCCATCTGTACGCGCTTCGAAAGGGAACCATGAACGCGTACATTGACATGCTGCAGTGGGAGGACAAGCTGTACAAGAGTAAGAAGTTTATCCGGTCCACCCGGGGTATCATTGAGACTTACATTGCGCTGTGGGATACCAAGCCCGactgtggctgtggagcAGTGATTCCGGGCTCTTTCCCTCTTAAGGCGGTCGACTACAACGCCTCCACCAcggtcaagaagaagaagaagaagaagaccaacGAGGGTTCTGCCGAGGCCAAACAGAACCCTAACGGTCTGCCTACCCCCGAACATCGACACGATGCCGATCCCGAGGGTCTCAAGCTCGTCAAGAACGTCGATCTGCTGGAAACTGCCCTTGTTCATGCGAAAAAGCTCGCCGAGGTCGGCGACAGCCTCGGGCTTGTGTTCCAGGCCGAGATTTATCTGCGacagaacaagtacatgctTGCTCTTCAGTcgctcaacaagctcaaggccTCCGACGCCGCATCTCCCTACGCCTCTGTGCTGGCCAAGGTCGCCGAGGCCCAGCTTAATGGCGATGATAGCACCGCCCAGAACCTCAAGGATATGACTCTCAAGATGCTTCCCAAGCTGTTCAACGAGACAGAGTCCGATGCCGTGGCCACCGCTCGACTGGCCTTTTCCGTGCCCTCTTACAAGGAGCTAGCTGGAGAATTGCTCAAGGGTCTGGTCTCGGAGAATGCCACCGCTGCCGCTCTAGCAGTTTGGGCTGCCAATTCGCTTggtctggagctggaggatctggccaaggagcagtATCCCGAGCTGGAGGTTCCTCTTCCCAACTAG
- a CDS encoding uncharacterized protein (Compare to YALI0F12243g, similar to Saccharomyces cerevisiae YJR056C; ancestral locus Anc_1.502, some similarities with uniprot|P47115 Saccharomyces cerevisiae YJR056c hypothetical protein): MDNLKSLGKGLPATAVDTSLALEFRNAANAVTKLYKVSNEKAQVARHEGYKQCLSDVLGFLQQHQQRHVDGLRRESESEGESGDLAHELWKWVTKQEERLDEDDTNTITNTTTTATATATANTNTGGNANTNPNATSSTTAPNPTAATNTNINTTSSQAPHDTDVFRMGFTPFSFSQDLVYPGYAAVKRKGHAHGHVYHCDEDSDEDEGSKRMRLV, from the coding sequence ATGGACAATTTAAAATCGCTGGGAAAAGGTCTTCCTGCGACCGCGGTGGACACGTCTCTGGCACTGGAGTTCCGCAACGCCGCCAACGCGGTCACCAAGCTCTACAAGGTGTCCAACGAAAAGGCCCAGGTGGCGCGCCACGAAGGGTACAAACAGTGCCTGTCGGACGTGCTGGGGTTTCTgcaacaacatcaacaacgtCACGTGGACGGTCTGCGACGCGAAAGCGAAAGCGAGGGCGAGTCCGGCGACCTGGCCCACGAGCTGTGGAAATGGGTCACAAAACAGGAGGAACGGTTGGACGAAGATGACACAAATACAATCACGAATACGACAACGACTGCGACGGCGACGGCGACTGCGAATACCAATACAGGAGGAAACGCAAATACAAACCCAAATGCCACGTCATCAACAACCGCCCCAAACCCCACGGCtgccacaaacacaaacataAACACAACCAGCTCCCAGGCTCCGCACGACACAGACGTGTTCCGAATGGGCTTCAcgcccttctccttctcacAGGACCTTGTTTATCCAGGCTATGCCGCCGTCAAGAGAAAGGGACATGCGCATGGTCATGTGTATCATTGTGACGAGGACAGTGATGAGGACGAGGGAAGTAAGAGGATGCGGTTGGTATAA